In the genome of Acidobacteriota bacterium, the window GTCGGAGTAGACGTAGGTGGTCAGGTTGCCCTCGCCGTCGGTAATGCCGGTGAGGTGATCTTGGACGTCATAGCCATAGCTGGTGGTCGTGAAGCCGCCGCCGACGCCGCCCCAGCGTTGGGTGACGGTGTCGAGCCGGTCGAGCTCGTCGTAGGCGTAGAGCGTGGTGGGCACCTCGGTCTGCATCATGGACGGATGGTTGGCGTCCCAAACCTCGCTCAGGTTGCCTTCGCAGTCGTAGGCGTGCTCGGTGCGGCTGCCGTCGGCGTGGACCACCGCCTGCATCTGGCAGCGGCTCTGCCACTCGTAGTCGGTGAAGGATCGGGTGACCCAGCCCGTGCCGTCCCAGCGCTGGTGTTCCTCACGGGTGCGGTTGCCGGCGGCGTCGAGGTCGTAGAAGACCCGCTCGCCGTGACTCCCAGGTTGGTCGTCGGGCTTGCGCTCGATGGAGATCAGCCGGCCGGCGGCGTCGTGGCCGTACTCGATGACGTTGCCCTCGGGCAGGATGGCCTGGAAGAGCCGGCCGAATTCGTCGTAGCGGTTCTCGGTGACCAGGTTCTCCGCTGGTGTCGACCCTTCCCGGGTCACAAAGGTCACCCGGTCCCCCACGTCGTAGACCATGATCGTGGTGACGCCGTTGGGGTCTGTCACCATGGTGCGGCGGTTGTAGCCGTCGTAGTCGTAGGTCGTGGGACCCACCAGGGGATCGGTTCGGGACTCCGGCACCAGGGAGCCACGGCCGGCGTCGTAGACATAGGTGGTCAGATCCCCCATGCCGAAGCCGGGAGGGTCGATGACCTCCGGCAGCCCCTCCTGGGTTGGCGTGTAGAGGGTCGAGTAGCTGAAGGCGCCGGTGGGCTCCTCATGGCCTTCCATGCGCCGCTCTTCCAAAGCGCCCTCGGCGTTGTAGACCATGGTGGTGGTGCGCACCGAAGCTCCTCCCGCCACCGAGGGCTGCTCGACCTCCGTGACCAGGGCCGGATAGTCCGGATGGTAGGTCCAGCTCGTCGTGCGTTCCAGCGCGGTGGCGGTGGCCTCGGTGCGGGTGAGCACCTGGCCGTGCTCGTCGTAGGTGAAGTCGGCGTGGACGCCGCGAGCGTTGGTTTCCCGGGTGGGGAGCAAGGGGTGATCCGGATCGTCGTAGGCGAGGGTGGAATTGGGACCGACGCTGCAGGCCGGGCAGCTGCCGGAGAGCTCTTCCAGCCGCGGGTTGCGGCTGTTGTCATCCCGACCGAGGGTGTAGGTGCTGATCGCTCCCAGAGGATCGGTGACGGTGGTCACGGTGGGGTTTGCGGGATCATCGAAAGCCAGCTGCCAGAGCCCCACGGCATCGGGGCCGGTCTTCGAGACGTCACCGCTCCACAAAGCCATCACGTTGCCCAGGGCATCGTACTCCCAAGCAACATCCACCTCGCGCCCGCCCTCGGTCCCCACCACCTCGACGCGGGTCAGGTAGCCGGGGAAGCGAGCATCTTCATAGAAGAACTCCCAGGCCCGGCCGTCGGGCAGGTCGATGCGCTCCAGGTCGTCGCCGTCCCAGGTGTAGGTCCAGGTGCGGGTGGGTGAGCCACCGACGCCGACCTCGGTAATGGTCTCGAGCTTCTCGGTGCCCGCATCGTAGGTGAAGAGCTCCTCCCGCTGATCGGCGAAGGTCACGCGCTCCAGCTGATGGAGGACGTTGTAGAAACCCTCCTTCGGGTTGCCGAAGCGGTCCTCGGTGGAGGTCCATCGGCCGTCGGTGTCGAAGGTCGTCACCGTTCCGTCGAGGCCGGTGAGCGTCCAGCCCCCGGTGACCTTGCGCAGGGTGCGGTATTCGTCGGAAGGCGAGTTGGTGAGATAGACGCCGCCGGAGAGGTTGGAGAACTCGCGGAAGGTCGCCCAAGGGGTGATCAGCCAGACGTGACTCTCCGGAGGCGTGGCGCCGGGATCGAGAACGATGCGCTGGGCGTAGTCGTGGGACCAGTAGCGACCGAGGTTCGGTAGCCACTCGGCGGTGCCGGGCCAGCCGGGATGACCTGCGCCCCCCGCAGCGTAGTAGAGCCGAGCTCCCGGGCCGGTCGGCCCACCGGGACCGCCGCCCCAACCGCTTCCCCCGCCGCCGATGCCTCCTCCCCCACCACCGCCGCCATCCGGCCCGGCTCCGCCAGGGGGGCCACCGCCACCGCCGCCGGCACTGAGGCACATGGAGCATTGTGCAGCCCCCTTGTCCTTCGGGCAGCGCTTCTTCGGTGGTTCGGGGCACCCCAGCTGAGACCGGAGGCTGGCTGCGCTGAGATCGATGGTGGGGCTATCCCTGCGGGTCTCACAGCCAGAAGTGCCCTTGCAGCGGTAGACCGAGAACGAGTATTGCCGGAATCGGCTCTGGTCGAGATCGGCGCAGCGGACGTTGGAAAGCTGGATCGTCGCCTCGCCCTGGTCCTCGTCGATTCCGGCGCCGAAGAGGCCACAGGTGGAGATGGGAGGCGGATCGCAGCTGGCCCCCGGCAGCCCCGGCGGAATGCAGGGAACGGTCGGCGTCGGGTTGTTGAACCAGTAGATCTGGGCCGGCGCGAAGAGCAAGCCTTCCTGATGCAGCCCTTCCATGGTCACCGGAACGCGCACCCGCACTGTGCAGGAAGAGCTGTTGGGATCGCAGCCGGTGGGGAGGATCTCGAGGGCCTGGCCAGCCAAAGTGGCCTGACGGCAGTAGAAGGCGCCCTGGCAGCTGGGGTTGACGTTGGGAAGGTTGGAGCCCGGCAGCCACTCGATGAAGGTGCCGGTCTCGCTGCTGGTGGTGCAGTAGACCGAGCTTTGGGCAAGGGCAGCAGGGCCGATGCAAAGGAAAGCGAGCCCTAGAAGCGCGCCGAGAGAGCGCTTGAGAAAGATTAGCTGGAGGAGTGTTCTCGAACGTCCAACCTCCGCCCGTCTTCTCCCGGTCCACTGCTCCAGCCGCCTCTCGCTCGTCTCGCCCCTCGGATCCACCATCCGGCCCCCTTCCCCGTCTCTGATCCGTCCACCAGTCCTATCGAGCCCATCGAATGCAATTGATGATTGCTCGATCTCGTTACTAGATATAAGCAACGTTTCTATCGCAGACATTCCTGAGAGGTGGAAGAGCCATGAGCCGGCGGTGAGCCTTGGTGGCCTCATCCTAGTGACTTGGACTGGGCTGATTTGGACGAAGAAACCGTCCTACCCGAGCAGGCGGGAGTGACGAAGAGGTTGCAGGAGGCCTCTCCGCGAGTACGTGGCGTGGGGCCCGAAGGCAGCTCCGCCCCGGGATCAATCCCGGGGCTACCCAGGCACCGCCGGATGAATCCGGCTCCCTGAGGAACAGCCTTCCGGGCTCGAGCTCCGAAGCCGGCGGAGCCGCTGGACTCTGAGAAGCCCGGCCTTGGGCTCCCTAGCTCGTTCCCACGGTCCACCGTGGGAACCAACCCGGTCCCGAGCACCTCCACCGCCGAGGCCCCGCTCCAGCGGGGCGCGCCCAGCGCCGGGAGCAGATTCCGAAGCCGATTCATCCGGCGGACCTTTCATAGCCCTGGGATTTTATCCCTGGGCGGAGGTGCCGATCTCACCACCGGCACCGACTCCGCAACAACGCTCCATCGTCATGCCCGCGCAAGCGGGCATCCACGCGGTGCCGAAACGTGATCGATCAGCATTTGCCAACCGCCCATGGTGGGCTGGCGCCCACCCTACGGCTCGCAATGCCCTAATTGGCCTTTCGCACTGCGAGAAACGTACCAAAGATGGTCGTATCTATGCCACTCAAGAAGTCGCAATGCCCTAAGTGGCCTTTCGCACGGCGAGGGTTGTCCACGGACAACAGCGACAGGGCAAGGAGAGGAAGTCGCAATACCCTAATTGGCCTTTTGCGCTGCGAGGGCTCAGCCCATCGGAGATCCAGCGCCAACCACTACCCCATCATCGTAGAAAACCCGCAAGCACCGGTCAACCATTCCTGATTCTCCGCAAAGGTTCACCGCTTCAAATGACCACCCATGGCGCTGGAGTCGAGCCAAGTATCAGTTCTTGAGAGCAGCTCCCTGCTCCGGCGGATCCTCGGAGCCACCGTCGGCTGCCTCTCGAAGGCCACGGGATGCGGGAGCGGCCAGCTCATTCTCGGCCCCACCGGCCAGCATGCCCCGGAAAATCCAAGCCACCCGCTTCAAAGTAGCGACGTCCTCCGCACTAAAGGCTTCTGAGGCTGCAGACCTCGTCTCTGATCCCCGGGGATCGGCTCCGGCCGACCGCAACTCGGCGAGCCGGGGCGGCTCGCCGCGGAGCTCACAGAGCACTTCGAAGAGCTCGTCCAAAGTCACCCCTACCCCGGTCATCCACGTGCCCAACGAGCTAACGGTAGGAGATCTCTCCCCCCGCTCATAGGAAGCGACGGAGCTGAGCGCCAGCCCCGTCCGGTCGGCGACTTCCCGCTGGGAGAGGCTGCGTCGCCGGCGGAGTGCGAGGAGGGCGTCGGGGAGGTGTTGGAATGGGTCGGTCATCCTCCAATACTACCCGAATTTAGGTAGAACAAAACAGCAATCATCGAAATAATCTTCGAATTCGGGTTGACTAGACTCGAATAGTGGCCTAATTTCGAGCCATGGAAACTAATAAGCGAGTCCAGGAACCAGGATCTCGGCTGCACCGCCTTGGATGCTGCCGGATCTCCTCCACCAACCCAGCGATCCGAGCTCTTCGCGCTCAGCCGGTGGCGCCCGGCCAACGCCGAGGAGCCCTCGCCCCTCGAAACCGGGAGGAAGCTCAGTGAAAGCGATCAGAACCTACGCCGTCGTTTCCTCCGACATCTGGTACGGCGAGATCGGCCAGAAGATGAGCGGGAATTGGAAGCTCCAAGGTCTCGCCCTCTACCTCCTCACCCACGGCCACGCCAACATGACGGGGATCTCTCGGCTCCCTGCGGCGTACATCTCCTTTGATCTCGGGCACCCGGCCGAGGAGATCGAGGAAGCATTGCAGACTTTCGAGTCTTGGGGCTTCATCCGCCGGGACCTGAAGCAGGGATTGGTCTGGGTGGTCGAGATGGCGAGCTACGAGCTGCCGGATACGCTCAAGCCGCTGGACAAGAGGGTCAAGGGGCTCAAGCAGGTACTGCGCAATCTCCCCCCGTCTCCCCTTCGCCGAGCCTTCGTCGAGCGCTACGGCAAGGCGTTCCACCTGCTCGAGCTCCTCGATGAGTTCCCTCGTCCGGCTGCCTCCTCCGAAGGGGCTTCCACGGGCCTCGCCGACCCCCACCCCCTGCCCCATGGGAGCCAGGGACAGGGCCAGGGACAAGATCAGGGCCAGATCCAGAGGCAGGGTCACATTCAGGACTCAGGAAATCAGAACCAGAATCAACCAGAATCTCCTCCGGAGAGCGCTGGTGGGCTCCACGACCCACCCGAATGCCTCTCCCCTCGCCAGCAGATCGTGGTGGCCTTCCAAGAGCTGGGAATCGACCCTCCCAAGGACGAGAACGGGAAGGACTGCATCCACATCATGCTCAAACTCGCCGGGAAGGACCCGAAGGTCGTGGTAGCGGCACTCCGAGAGCTGGGTGTCAAAGGGTGCTTGAGTGGACTGGAGTCCATCTACCAGACCATCCACCGGATAGCCTGGGAGTCCTCCAAGGAATCGGAGGGATCGTGAACCGTCTACCGCGAGAGCAAGAGCAGTTCTACACCATGTCCCAGACCAGCGAGATCGTCTGTCTCAGCGAGAGCTCGATCCGCCGGAGGATCGAGAGAGGGAGCTTCCCCCTACCCGTCCCGGTGGGGCGCCGCCGGCTCTTCGTGGCCTCGGAGATCCACGAGTGGGTGCGGGGGCAGATCACCGCCGCCCGGGCTGGCTCGTGAGTGTCCGCAGGTGAGCGTTCCAATCCCGTAGCGCATCCGCCGCCTCCTGGTCGTAACGGTGGCGGTCGTAGATGGCCGTCACCGCGTTGTCGGCATGACCGAGGACACGGGCGATGACCTGCCGCTGGTAGCCCTGGCTGCCCATCCAGGTGGCCACCGTGCGCCGGAGGTCGTGGGGACGCCAGGAGATCTCGACCCGGCCGCCGACGCGCCGGGCGGCACGGCTGAGGGTGTTGATGTTGAGCGGGCGTCCGGTGCGCTCGGAGGGAAAGACGAAGGGACTGGCCAGGTGCTCGCAGCGCTCGATCTGCTCCAGAGCCACGG includes:
- a CDS encoding helix-turn-helix transcriptional regulator, producing MTDPFQHLPDALLALRRRRSLSQREVADRTGLALSSVASYERGERSPTVSSLGTWMTGVGVTLDELFEVLCELRGEPPRLAELRSAGADPRGSETRSAASEAFSAEDVATLKRVAWIFRGMLAGGAENELAAPASRGLREAADGGSEDPPEQGAALKN
- a CDS encoding AlpA family phage regulatory protein is translated as MNRLPREQEQFYTMSQTSEIVCLSESSIRRRIERGSFPLPVPVGRRRLFVASEIHEWVRGQITAARAGS